In Deinococcus sp. HSC-46F16, the following are encoded in one genomic region:
- a CDS encoding polyprenyl synthetase family protein → MHPELLTRVLSLLPQEAGRPELAHFHAMLRDYPQRGGKGIRSALLLASARAHGARPGTPAWEGALWLAAGLELFQNWVLIHDDIEDDSEERRGQPALHRLHGVPLAINAGDALHAYMWAAVHRAGVPGGMEEFLAMIHRTAEGQHLDLSWVESGEWALTGADYLEMVRLKTAHYTVVVPLRLGALAAGHTPDERLTPAGLKLGAAFQIRDDVLNLLGDAAQYGKEIGGDLLEGKRTLIVLHWLETAPADQKALFLNQMARPRADKDAGAIARIHRWLLESGSVAHAQAHADAEAREGLALLEEALADAPDPQAARELVDTVRGLATREA, encoded by the coding sequence ATGCACCCCGAACTGCTGACCCGCGTGCTGTCGCTGCTGCCCCAGGAGGCGGGCCGCCCAGAACTGGCCCACTTCCACGCCATGCTGCGCGACTATCCGCAGCGCGGCGGCAAGGGCATCCGCTCGGCGCTGCTGCTGGCCTCCGCGCGGGCGCACGGGGCGCGGCCCGGCACCCCCGCGTGGGAGGGGGCGTTGTGGCTGGCGGCGGGCCTGGAACTCTTCCAGAACTGGGTGCTGATCCACGACGACATCGAGGACGACTCGGAGGAGCGCCGGGGCCAACCCGCGCTGCACCGCCTGCACGGGGTCCCGCTGGCGATCAACGCGGGCGACGCCCTGCACGCCTACATGTGGGCTGCCGTCCACCGTGCCGGGGTGCCGGGCGGCATGGAGGAATTCCTGGCGATGATTCACCGCACCGCCGAGGGCCAGCACCTCGACCTGAGCTGGGTGGAGAGTGGTGAGTGGGCGCTGACGGGCGCCGACTACCTGGAGATGGTGCGCCTGAAGACCGCCCACTACACCGTGGTGGTTCCGCTGCGCCTGGGAGCGCTGGCCGCTGGGCACACCCCCGACGAGCGCCTCACCCCGGCGGGCTTGAAGCTCGGCGCGGCCTTCCAGATCCGGGACGACGTGCTCAACCTGCTGGGCGACGCCGCGCAGTACGGCAAGGAGATCGGCGGCGACCTGCTGGAGGGCAAGCGGACGTTGATCGTGCTGCACTGGCTGGAAACGGCCCCGGCAGACCAGAAGGCCCTCTTTCTGAACCAGATGGCCCGCCCCCGCGCCGACAAGGACGCGGGCGCCATCGCCCGGATTCACCGCTGGCTGCTGGAAAGCGGCAGCGTCGCCCACGCCCAGGCCCACGCCGACGCCGAGGCGCGGGAGGGGCTGGCCCTGCTGGAGGAGGCGCTGGCGGACGCCCCCGACCCACAGGCTGCCCGCGAGCTGGTGGACACGGTGCGGGGGCTGGCGACGCGGGAGGCGTAG
- the recF gene encoding DNA replication and repair protein RecF (All proteins in this family for which functions are known are DNA-binding proteins that assist the filamentation of RecA onto DNA for the initiation of recombination or recombinational repair.), translated as MQLSALSTLNYRNLAPDTLTFPAGVTGVFGENGAGKTNLLEAAYLALTGLTDVTRLEQLVQSGEKEAYVRADVQQGGSLSIQEVGLGRGRRQLKVDGVRAKTGDLPRGSAVWIRPEDSDLVFGPPAGRRTYLDALLSRLSARYGQQLARYERTVSQRNAALRAGEDWAMHVWDEALVKLGTDIMLFRRRALTRLAELAAEANAALGSRKALTLTLQESTAPETYAADLAGKRAEELARGATVTGPHRDDLVLRLGDFPASEYASRGEGRTVALALRRAELELLAERFGEKPVLLIDDFSAELDPGRRSFLLDLAASVPQAIVTGTERVPGSALTLRAHSGRFTPEGQPVGAGALEVTA; from the coding sequence ATGCAGCTTTCGGCCCTCTCCACCCTGAATTACCGGAATCTCGCGCCGGACACCCTGACCTTTCCGGCGGGGGTGACGGGCGTGTTTGGGGAGAACGGGGCGGGCAAGACGAACCTCCTGGAAGCCGCCTACCTCGCCCTGACCGGGCTGACGGACGTGACGCGCTTAGAGCAGCTCGTGCAGTCGGGCGAGAAGGAAGCCTACGTGCGGGCCGACGTGCAGCAGGGCGGCAGCCTCAGCATTCAGGAGGTCGGGCTGGGGCGCGGGCGGCGGCAGCTCAAGGTGGACGGGGTGCGGGCCAAGACAGGCGACCTGCCGCGCGGGAGTGCGGTGTGGATTCGCCCGGAGGACTCTGACCTCGTCTTCGGCCCCCCGGCGGGACGGCGGACGTACCTCGACGCGCTGCTCTCACGCCTGAGCGCCCGCTACGGTCAGCAGCTCGCCCGCTACGAACGCACGGTGTCGCAGCGCAACGCGGCCCTGCGGGCGGGTGAGGACTGGGCGATGCACGTCTGGGACGAGGCTCTGGTCAAGCTGGGGACCGACATCATGCTGTTTCGCCGCCGGGCGCTGACCCGGCTGGCCGAACTCGCCGCCGAGGCGAACGCGGCGCTGGGCAGCCGCAAGGCGCTCACACTGACCCTTCAGGAATCCACCGCTCCCGAGACCTACGCGGCCGACCTCGCCGGAAAGCGGGCCGAGGAACTCGCGCGGGGGGCCACCGTGACCGGGCCGCACCGCGACGACCTCGTGCTGCGGCTGGGCGACTTTCCGGCGAGCGAGTACGCCAGCCGGGGCGAGGGCCGCACCGTGGCGCTGGCCCTGCGCCGCGCCGAACTCGAACTGCTCGCCGAGCGCTTCGGGGAAAAGCCCGTCCTTTTGATCGACGACTTCTCCGCCGAACTCGATCCCGGCCGCCGCTCCTTCCTGCTGGACCTCGCCGCCAGCGTGCCGCAGGCCATCGTGACCGGGACCGAGCGGGTGCCCGGCTCGGCGCTGACCCTACGGGCACACTCGGGCCGCTTCACCCCGGAAGGGCAACCGGTGGGGGCGGGGGCGCTGGAGGTGACGGCGTGA
- a CDS encoding N-formylglutamate amidohydrolase, which produces MTPARDDLLILAPHPSGALPADVLREMLGEDMFDTGKREALQRRVFLEGDPYTDLIFALPGARFLQAPWSRFAADLNRHRDDQADNGVVKLTDFARQPLYPAGFTLSPQAREARLRRVWDAFDNQVEAEIAGARLMIVGHAMASRGPALGPDTGAPRPALTIMPGTAASPTFPPELWEELRKACEAAFAPVLMGTHTRVAVGDPWTTDTLSARWNARTGVPAFGLEVNVGLYFPEWGVPDGAALRELNAGFGRFADAALELVSGKEAVGSGKGP; this is translated from the coding sequence ATGACCCCTGCCCGTGACGACCTCCTGATCCTGGCCCCCCACCCGTCCGGGGCACTGCCCGCCGACGTGCTGCGCGAGATGCTGGGGGAGGACATGTTCGACACCGGCAAGCGCGAGGCCTTGCAGCGCCGCGTCTTTCTGGAAGGGGACCCCTACACGGACCTGATCTTCGCACTGCCCGGTGCCCGCTTCCTGCAAGCGCCGTGGAGCCGTTTCGCCGCCGACCTCAACCGTCACCGCGACGACCAGGCCGACAATGGGGTCGTCAAGCTGACCGACTTTGCCCGGCAGCCTCTTTATCCGGCCGGGTTCACCCTGTCTCCCCAGGCGCGGGAGGCCCGGCTGCGGCGGGTCTGGGACGCCTTCGACAATCAGGTGGAGGCCGAGATCGCGGGGGCGCGGCTGATGATCGTGGGGCACGCGATGGCCTCGCGCGGCCCGGCGCTGGGGCCGGACACCGGAGCGCCCCGCCCGGCGCTGACGATCATGCCGGGCACGGCGGCCAGCCCCACCTTCCCCCCCGAGTTGTGGGAGGAGCTGCGGAAAGCGTGCGAGGCGGCCTTCGCCCCGGTCCTGATGGGCACCCATACGCGGGTGGCGGTGGGCGACCCCTGGACCACCGACACGCTAAGCGCCCGCTGGAACGCGCGGACGGGGGTGCCCGCCTTCGGGCTGGAGGTCAACGTGGGGCTGTATTTCCCCGAGTGGGGGGTGCCGGACGGGGCGGCGCTGCGGGAGTTGAACGCGGGGTTCGGGCGATTCGCGGACGCGGCGCTGGAGCTGGTGAGTGGGAAGGAGGCAGTGGGAAGTGGAAAAGGCCCGTAA
- a CDS encoding DUF721 domain-containing protein — protein sequence MSNPRRLGGPRGLSDLMGATLGTARIAKGVQKARAILAWPQAVGPEIARLTRPRSQQGGTLFVEVRDSATAHHLTLQRHHFLRRLNEVLGEERVTEIRFSVGTVPPPPDVPRQAPLPAPDRERARALVQDVQGDLRGVALKAAEAITRARKWREEQGWRPCPVCGEASREQPCRACGLTLEDPNVRRAARTLTRHPERLAALPALLGNSGADAARFLALASLREALELLALECVRGGGEAGYRDFLAEQAELFVALTRRQPRRPLTRADYATLPERVRTALEAGR from the coding sequence ATGAGTAACCCCCGACGCCTCGGTGGTCCGCGTGGCCTCTCCGACCTGATGGGCGCAACCCTCGGCACGGCCCGCATCGCCAAGGGGGTGCAAAAGGCGCGGGCGATCCTGGCGTGGCCGCAGGCGGTGGGACCGGAGATCGCGCGGCTCACACGGCCCCGGTCGCAGCAGGGGGGCACCCTCTTCGTAGAGGTGCGCGACTCGGCGACGGCGCACCACCTCACGTTGCAGCGGCACCACTTCCTGCGGCGGCTCAACGAGGTGCTGGGCGAGGAGCGGGTCACGGAAATCCGCTTCAGCGTCGGCACCGTGCCGCCGCCCCCGGACGTGCCCCGGCAAGCGCCCCTCCCCGCTCCCGACCGCGAGCGGGCGCGGGCGCTGGTGCAAGACGTGCAAGGTGACCTCAGGGGCGTGGCCCTCAAGGCCGCCGAGGCGATCACGCGGGCGCGGAAGTGGCGCGAGGAACAGGGCTGGCGGCCCTGCCCGGTGTGCGGGGAGGCCAGCCGCGAGCAGCCCTGCCGGGCCTGCGGGCTGACCCTGGAAGACCCCAACGTGCGCCGGGCGGCCCGCACCCTGACCCGCCATCCCGAGCGGCTGGCCGCGCTGCCCGCCCTGCTGGGCAACAGCGGCGCGGACGCGGCCCGGTTCCTGGCGCTGGCCTCGCTGCGGGAGGCGCTGGAATTGCTGGCGCTGGAATGCGTGCGCGGCGGCGGCGAGGCCGGGTACCGCGACTTTCTGGCGGAACAGGCGGAACTGTTCGTGGCGCTCACGCGCCGCCAGCCGCGCCGCCCACTGACCCGCGCCGACTACGCCACATTGCCTGAGCGGGTGCGGACCGCGCTGGAGGCGGGGCGGTAG
- the purM gene encoding phosphoribosylformylglycinamidine cyclo-ligase, translating into MTQANTDAAPAYERAGVNIDAGHRAVALMKGAVARTHTPNVLGGLGGFGGLFRAAFGDLKDPILVASTDGVGTKTRVAVRTGRVGGLGADIVHHCVNDILVQGARPLFFLDYVATSRLIPEQVASIVAGAAGACEALGVALLGGETAEMPGVYTEGELDLVGTIVGVVDRPRLIDGSRIQSGDTVIALPSSGLHTNGYSLARMALDDLDWAEARADLGGERLEDLLTVPHRAYLGAFDALTGAGVDVRGMAHITGGGLVDNPPRVFPAGLGLRANTGSWTVPPIFELIVRQAGMERAEAFRALNMGVGFLFIVPAGEREAALTALRGAGESPWVIGEMVPGEGVTLDGLNGAGLDGTPS; encoded by the coding sequence ATGACGCAAGCCAACACGGACGCGGCCCCCGCTTATGAGCGGGCAGGCGTGAACATCGACGCGGGGCACCGGGCAGTCGCCCTGATGAAAGGCGCGGTCGCCCGCACCCACACCCCCAACGTGCTGGGCGGCCTAGGCGGCTTCGGGGGCCTCTTCCGGGCAGCCTTCGGGGACCTGAAAGACCCCATCCTCGTCGCCTCCACCGACGGGGTGGGCACCAAGACGCGGGTGGCCGTCCGCACCGGGCGGGTAGGCGGCCTGGGCGCCGACATCGTTCACCACTGCGTGAACGACATTCTGGTGCAGGGCGCCCGCCCCCTCTTCTTCCTCGACTACGTGGCGACCTCGCGCCTGATCCCGGAGCAGGTGGCGTCTATCGTGGCGGGCGCGGCGGGGGCCTGCGAGGCCCTCGGCGTGGCGCTGCTGGGCGGCGAGACGGCCGAGATGCCGGGCGTCTACACCGAAGGCGAACTGGACCTGGTGGGGACCATCGTGGGCGTCGTGGACCGGCCCCGGCTGATTGACGGCTCGCGGATCCAGAGCGGCGACACCGTGATCGCGCTGCCCAGCAGTGGCCTGCACACCAACGGCTACAGCCTCGCGCGGATGGCGCTGGATGACCTGGACTGGGCCGAAGCGCGGGCCGACCTCGGCGGCGAGCGGCTGGAGGACCTGCTGACCGTGCCCCACCGGGCCTACCTGGGCGCCTTCGACGCGCTGACCGGGGCCGGGGTGGACGTGCGCGGCATGGCGCACATCACCGGGGGTGGGCTGGTGGACAACCCGCCGCGCGTGTTTCCGGCGGGGCTGGGGCTGCGGGCGAACACCGGGTCGTGGACGGTGCCCCCCATTTTCGAGCTGATCGTGCGCCAGGCCGGGATGGAGCGGGCCGAGGCGTTCCGGGCGCTGAACATGGGCGTGGGCTTCCTGTTCATCGTCCCGGCGGGGGAGCGTGAGGCAGCGCTGACGGCCCTGCGCGGGGCGGGGGAGTCGCCCTGGGTGATCGGGGAGATGGTGCCGGGCGAGGGCGTGACGCTGGACGGACTGAATGGCGCCGGACTGGACGGGACCCCCTCTTGA
- a CDS encoding TVP38/TMEM64 family protein, which translates to MTSAPLPPRRAVAALRWILPAALVLGLTALALTPDARAFLGEGWEALTSSDPAVTRAFVEDLGWAGPLALLAGFVLQAAVPVLPALVMTAVTARAYGPVEGFLLVYLGTLLGAAAGYGLGRALGDTLVRALAGERARQTAHTFAERYGLQGVLLVRLMPVLSADVLNLVAGAAGMGFRPFMVATAVGALPVTALVVWLSGSATRMAWGLGLLSAVVGLGVLGRWWMVKRGSGQ; encoded by the coding sequence ATGACCTCCGCGCCCCTCCCTCCCCGCCGAGCGGTCGCGGCGCTGCGGTGGATTCTCCCCGCCGCACTCGTGCTGGGGCTGACCGCGCTGGCCCTCACGCCGGACGCGCGGGCCTTTCTGGGTGAGGGCTGGGAGGCCCTGACCTCCAGCGACCCGGCGGTCACCCGCGCCTTCGTGGAAGACCTGGGCTGGGCCGGGCCGCTCGCGCTGCTGGCGGGGTTCGTGTTGCAGGCGGCGGTGCCTGTGCTGCCCGCCCTGGTGATGACGGCGGTGACGGCGCGGGCCTACGGTCCGGTCGAGGGCTTCTTGCTGGTCTACCTGGGCACCCTGCTGGGGGCCGCCGCCGGGTACGGCCTGGGCCGAGCGCTGGGGGACACGCTGGTGCGGGCGCTGGCGGGCGAGCGGGCACGGCAGACGGCGCACACCTTCGCCGAGCGCTACGGCCTGCAGGGGGTGCTGCTGGTGCGGCTGATGCCGGTCCTCTCCGCCGACGTGCTCAATCTGGTCGCGGGGGCGGCGGGCATGGGCTTCCGGCCCTTTATGGTGGCGACGGCGGTGGGGGCGTTGCCCGTTACGGCGCTGGTGGTGTGGCTTAGCGGCTCGGCCACCCGCATGGCCTGGGGGCTGGGGCTGCTCTCGGCCGTGGTGGGGCTGGGGGTGCTGGGGCGGTGGTGGATGGTGAAGAGGGGGAGTGGGCAGTAG
- a CDS encoding histidine phosphatase family protein has product MKRYRPPTGFRLPDRRTATEFWVVRHGESTWNADGRYQGQTDVPLSHIGVLQAAALAERLRGQHFDAVYTSDLTRASQTADAVAERLAGKPTVQPEPGLREIDVGELGGLVVADIERQHPEYLRDLQTDPWGTRRPGGESMADLFARCGETFERLRGRHAGGRVLVFTHGGVVRVAVGLALGGVPGHAWARLSVTNTSITRVLLGEDSGTLLGFNDDAHLEDLIEATEADDVLGQAP; this is encoded by the coding sequence TTGAAGAGGTACCGTCCCCCCACCGGCTTCCGGCTGCCCGACCGCCGTACCGCGACCGAGTTCTGGGTGGTGCGGCACGGCGAGAGCACCTGGAACGCGGACGGCCGTTACCAGGGCCAGACCGACGTGCCCCTCAGCCACATCGGAGTGTTGCAGGCGGCGGCGCTGGCCGAGCGGCTGCGGGGACAGCACTTCGACGCGGTGTACACCAGCGACCTCACCCGCGCCTCGCAGACCGCCGACGCGGTGGCCGAGCGGCTGGCGGGGAAACCCACCGTGCAGCCCGAGCCGGGATTGCGCGAGATTGACGTGGGCGAACTCGGCGGGCTGGTCGTGGCCGACATCGAGCGGCAGCACCCGGAGTACCTGCGCGACCTCCAGACCGATCCCTGGGGCACCCGGCGGCCCGGCGGCGAGAGCATGGCCGACCTGTTCGCCCGTTGCGGAGAGACCTTCGAGCGCCTGCGGGGGCGGCACGCGGGCGGGCGGGTCCTCGTCTTCACCCACGGCGGCGTGGTACGGGTGGCCGTGGGGCTGGCGCTGGGCGGTGTGCCGGGCCATGCCTGGGCACGCCTGAGCGTCACGAACACCTCCATCACCCGCGTCCTGCTGGGCGAGGACAGCGGCACCCTGCTGGGCTTCAACGACGACGCGCACCTCGAAGACCTGATCGAGGCGACCGAGGCCGACGACGTGCTGGGGCAGGCCCCGTGA